Below is a genomic region from Microbulbifer sp. ALW1.
ATCTTCAAGCCGCTGGATGGCATGGGCGGCACCGGCATCTTTCACGTCAAGCCAGACGGCAGCAACATCGGCGCCATCCTTGAAACCCTTACCGACAACGGCCAGCGCCAGATCATGGGCCAGCGCTACATTCCCGAAATCAAGGAAGGCGACAAGCGTATCCTAATGGTGGATGGCGAACCGGTGCCCTACTGCCTGGCACGCATTCCGCAGGCGGGAGAAACCCGCGGCAACCTGGCCGCCGGCGGCCGCGGCGAAGCGCGCCCGCTGAGTGAACGCGACCTGTGGATCGCGCGCCAAGTGGGCCCGACACTGAAGGAAAAGGGGTTGCTGTTTGTAGGCCTGGATGTGATTGGCGACTACCTGACCGAAGTGAACGTGACCAGCCCCACCTGCGTGCGCGAAATCGACGCCGCCTACGGCACCGACATCGGCGAACTATTGATGCGCGCGATCACAGACCGATTGGGCAAAAAGGGATAAACTGGCGGCTACCGCATTTTGCAGCGTCCGTATGGGACGCTGCAGGTGGCACGAACACAAACAACGTGCAGTAGAACAAGTAGTACAACAAGCAGTAAAACAATAAGCACAATGACAGCAGCCACCAGCCAATCCAATCGTCACCCGGCCCAAACCTCAGCGCCCCCAGCTCAGGGCGACCGCTTTACCTTTGCGCTGTTTCTGGCCTGCGCGGCACACGCGCTGGTGATCTTTGGTGTGACCTTCACGGCACCGGAAGCCCGCGAGGCGCCGCCAACCCTGGAGGTCACCCTGGCGCAGCACCGCTCCCTGGAAGCGCCGGAAGACGCCGACTATCTGGCACAACACAACCAGCAGGCCAGCGGAACTGCGGAAACCCCGAAAGAACTCTCCACCGATCGCCAGGCGGAAATCGCCGATACCAGCATCCGCCAGGTCAACCCACTGCCCCAGCAGCAGGCCACACGCCCGGCCGACCAGCTGCGCCAGCTGGTCACCACCATTGGCGACAGCCCGCAACAGGCACCAGAACTACCGGCGGAAGACAAGCGTTCGGACGAAAAACGCGGCGACGCCCCCACGGACCTGCCCCCCAGCAATCCGGAGATCGCCAGCCTGCAAGCGCGCCTGGACAAGATCCGCCAGACCATCGCCCAGCGCCCGCGCGTGCGCCGCCTTACTTCCGTCGCCACCAAGGCGTCTGCAGATGCAGCTTACCTGCACGACTGGCGCCAGAAAGTGGAAGCGATAGGCAACGATAACTTTCCAGAAGAAGCACTGGCCCGCCAGATCACCGGCGACCTGCGTATGATGGTACGGCTGCTGCCCAGCGGCGCGGTGGAGGAAGTCGTCATCCTCGACTCCTCCGGCGAGCGCATCCTTGACGACGCCGCCCAGCAAATCGTGCGCCTAGCTGCGCCCTTCGCGCCTTTCCCGCCGGAAATCCGCAAGCAGGCAGATCGCCTGGAAATCATCCGCACCTGGCGCTTTGAAATGACTGGCTTCTCCACCGCCGCCGGCAACAGCCCGAAGCGCGGCTGACGCTGATCCGTCAGCCATTCAGCGCCGGCGACACAAAAGCCGAGAACACCTAAACTAATTCCATGCAGCCCATGAAACCGTCCATCGACAGCGACCTCACCCACACCAGTCTGCGCGGCCAGTTGCTGATCGCCATGCCCGGCATGCAGGATCCGCGCTTCAAGCAGTCGGTCACTTTTATCTGCGAGCACAGCGCCGAAGGCACCATGGGCATTGTGATCAATGCCCCCAGCAAGGTGCTGTGGAAGGAAGTCTTTTCCCAGTTATCGCTGGATGACGCCAGCCTGCGCGGCGACGAGCCGGTGCTGGTGGGCGGCCCCGTGGCCCAGGAGCAGGGATTTGTCCTGCATGGCCGCGGCATGCAATTCGCCTCCACTGCCGAGGTTTCTGAAGATATCAGTCTCACGGCCTCCAAAGACATCATTGAATCCCTGGCCGCCGGCCGTGGTCCCGACGACGTGCTGCTGGCACTGGGTTACGCCGGCTGGGGACCGGGGCAACTGGAAGAAGAGATCGCCGATAACGCCTGGCTGACCCTGCCCGCCGCGCCGGAAATCCTGTTCGCCACCCCCTGGGAAAAGCGCTGGCAGACGGCCGCCGCCCGTCACGGCATTGATTTGTCTGGCATTGGCACCCAGTCCGGACACGCCTAGGTTTCTCTCCCAAAATGAAAACCATCACCGCCCTCGCCTTCGATTTCGGAACCAGCTCCATCGGCGTCGCCTACGGCCAGAGCCTCACCGGCAGTGCCCGCGAGCTGGACCCGCTGCCAGCCAAAGATGGCAAGCCGGACTGGGATCGGGTGCAACGTGTGGTGGATGAATGGCAACCAAAGGTGCTGCTGGTGGGCCTACCCCTGAATATGGACGGCAGCGAAAGTGAGTTCGGTGCCCGCGCACGCAAATTCAGCCAGCGTCTGCACGGCCGCCTCGGGCTGCCCGTCGAGCTTGTGGACGAGCGCCTGAGCACCCGCGCCGCCAAGGAAGAGGCGCGCGACCGCGGCCACAAAGGCAACTACGCCAAGCAACCCGTGGACTCCATCGCCGCGCGCATCTTTCTGGAAGACTGGTTGCGCCAGTACGGCGGCCACTAAATCCTCACAAGCTGTTAAACTTGCGCGGAAATTCCCAACCGGCCCTGATTCCGCGCATGTCCGACTCTCCATCTACTCCGATCAAAGCCATCCGCATCGCCACCCGTGAAAGCGCTCTCGCCCTGTGGCAGGCCAACTACGTCAAGCAACAGCTGGAATTGCACCACCCGCAGCTCACCGTGGAACTGTTGCCCCTGACCAGTCGCGGTGACCAGCTACTGGATATCCCCCTGAACAAGGTGGGCGGCAAGGGCCTGTTCGTGAAAGAGCTGGAAAAAGCCATGCTCGAAGGCCGCGCAGATATCGCCGTGCACTCCATGAAAGATGTACCGATGGAATTCCCGGAGGGGCTGCACCTGCCGGTCATCTGTGAGCGCGAGGACCCGCGCGACGCCTTTGTGAGTAATCACTTCGACACCATCGAATCTCTGCCCCAAGGGGCGGTAGTCGGCACCTCCAGCCTGCGTCGCCAGTGCCAGATACTGGCCCTGCGCCCGGACCTGCAGGTGAAATTCCTGCGCGGTAACGTCAATACCCGCCTGGCGAAACTGGATGCCGGTGAATACGACGCCATTATTCTCGCTGCCGCCGGCCTGCTTCGGTTGGAAATGCGTGAGCGTATCGCCGCCTTTATCGAGCCCGAAGTATTGCTGCCCGCCGGTGGCCAGGGCGCTGTGGGTATTGAATGCCGCCGCGATCCGGCACTGGAAGCGTTGCTGGCGCCGCTGCACCACGTAGAAACCAGCCACCGTCTGGTAGCCGAGCGCGCCATGGTGCGCCGCCTGAACGGCAGCTGTCAGGTCCCCATCGGTTGCTACGCAATCTTTACCCCGGACAACAGTGAACAACTCTACCTGCGCGGCCTGGTTGGCAGCCCCGACGGCGAAACCATGCTCACTGCAGAAGTACACGGTCACCAGGCCGACGCCGATGCCCTCGGCATTCGCCTTGCCGAGCAGTTGCTGCAGGCCGGCGCCGATAAAATTCTCGCCGCACTTTAAGCCACACCTTAAGCCGCACCTGCCAACGGTAACGACACCACACCCGATGAGCTCACCCCTGCAACACCAGCGCATACTGATCACCCGCCCCGCTCACCAGTGTGGCGGCTGGCGCGACCTGTTGCTGGCGCAGGGGGCCGAGGCGGACTGCATTCCCCTGCTGGATATTGCGCCGATAAAAAAGGGAGACGCGGCGCAGGCGATCAAAAGCCTGATTATGGATTTTGATCAGTTCGACCACGCCATTTTTGTCTCCCAGAACGCCGTACAGTATGCCTTCGACTGGCTGGATGATTACTGGCCGCAACTTCCCGAGGGTCCCCGCTACTACGCCATTGGCGCCGCGACGGCCCGCGCCATCCAGAACCGTGGGGCAGAGCCGGAAACGGATAATCACAACACCTCCATGGACTCCGAAGCGCTACTGTCCCTACCCGGGCTGCGAAGCCCCATGGGCCAGCGGGTGATCATCTTCCGCGGCCAGGGCGGCCGCACACTGATGGGCGACACCCTGGTTGAACGCGGTGCGCGCCTCGACTACTGCGAGCTCTATCAGCGCCTGCTACCCGCCGACGCGGAAGAACAATTGCGCAGCTACCCCCATACTCCGCAGGCCATTACGGTGCACAGCGGCGAGACACTCGACAACCTGCAGCACGCCCTGCAGGCTAGCGGCCGCAACACCCTGCGCGCGTGCCCGCTGATCTGCCCCAGCCAGCGCGTCGCGTCCCACGCCAAAGCCCTTGGCTTTACCCAGGCCTACGCCGCAAGCAACGCCAGTGATAACGCCATGCTCGCCGCGCTGAAGGAAGTGCTGGCTGCCGGGCATTCCTGAATTCGCGCCAGTATCGGTAAAAAATTTCATTTCCACGCCAGACTTCGTATAAAGAACGGCTGCAGTCGCTATAATTTGGCGACAAAATTTCTTTCGGCACCAGCGCCTTCCGCCGCTGCCCCGCTGCGGACCCGGTAGCAACCGGCTCCTACGGCATACATTCTGAGCACGCGAGTCCATGAGCGATAAAAAAGCCCCAGCCTCTTCCACTGGCGACAGCAATCCCGGCAATCAGAAAGATTCAAACCCCAAAGACCCGCAGCAAGATGTGCCGCTGGTGACCCAAAAGGCCGAGCCCAAAAGCAACTTCGCCAAGGCCGCTGCAGGCGGCAAGCCAGGCAAGAGCGACGGAAAGAAAACCACCAGCACCCCACCCAAGACACGCAGTACAACAGGAAGCCGTGTCTGGACCTGGTTCTGGCTGTTCATTCTGCTGTTGGTTGCCGCTGCCGTAGCCGCCTGGTACTTCCTCCCGGGTGTGCACCAACAGGTCAACCAGCAGCTGCAGGGTCTGCCGGTAGTCGGAAAACATTTCCGAAGCGACACCAGCGCGGGAAATGGAGCCCAAGTGAAGGTGCCGGCCGAAAGCAGCGCCTCTAACAGTGTTGCCGCAGAATCCCAGTCCACGGATTCATCCACAGATTCAACTAACGATAGCGCGCCCGCGACCCAGACTACGCCGCAGCCAAGCCCCCAGGTATCCGTGGAACAAAGCACACCTCAGCCGGTGCCAGAGCAACCCATGCTGCAACCCGGCGACTCCCGCCCCTCGGCTACCTCCCCGGTTCCGCCACCGGATCACAGCGCTCGATTGATCGCTGAGTTGCGCCAGCAACTGGGGCAACAAAATGAAACCATCCAGCAGCTGCAACAGCAGCTCGCCGGTGTACAACGCAATGTCACCGCCCAGGGGAATCGTCTGAGCCAACTGGGCAACGCCAGTCGCGAAGACTGGCAGCTGGCGGAAGCGGATTACCTGTTGCGGCTGGCAAACCAACGCCTGATGCTCGAGCAGGACAGCCGCGCTGCCCTCGGCCTGTTACAGGAAGTGGACACCATCGTGCGGGAAGTGGACATGCCGGATCTTTACGGCGTGCGCCAGCAATTAGCGCGGGATATCACCGCCCTCAAGCTGGTAGACAATGTCGACCGCGAAGGCCTTTACCTCCGCCTGCGCGCACTGGAAGAGCAGATGGTGAAGCTCAACATCCAGCCAAAATTTGACCTTGCCAAACGGGACGCCGCAGCGGCACAGGCGCAGGAAGACAACACCGAGGTCGGCGAAGCGCACTTCCGCTCCAGTTGGGGCAACTTCGTCAACTTCCTCAAAGACTCGGTGCGCATCCGCGATGGGGAGATCGACCCGGTACTGCTGTCACCCCAGAGTGAAACCCGCTTTCGCCAAAGTCTGCGCCTGAACATGGAGCAGGCGGAATTGGCGGTACTGCGCGCGAACGAAACCGTCTACAAAGACGCCCTTAGTCACGCCCGCCAACTGCTGATGGATTACGGTGTCGAGAACCCCCAGCGGCAGGTCATCCTGCGTGAGCTAGAGGAACTGGCACAAAACAAAGTGGAGGCAGAATTTCCTGACCTGAGCGCGTCACAAAGTGCCCTGCGCAATTACATCGACAAAATGCACAAGGTTTCTTCCGGGCAAACCCCCGATAACGATAACGGAGGCAGCTACCCGTGAAACGCTTCCTCTTCTTCACCCTGATACTGCTGCTCGGCGGTGCGCTACTGGCCGAAGCCATGCGATCCTACCCCGGATACCTGCTGTTGATGGTTGGTGGCGATACCGGCAAACGCATCGAGATGAACCTGTGGGTAGCGGTCGGTGGCCTCGCCCTCGGTATACTCGCGCTGTTTTTGTTCTTCTGGCTACTGCGCAGCCTCGCACGTGCCATTGAGGGCGGCTTCAGCCGTATCCGCTTTGGCCGCAGCCGCATGGCGCGGCGACGCCTGACCAACGGCCTGGTGGAATATATGGAGGGTAACTGGGCCCGCGCCCGTCGCCTGCTGCTAAAAAGCGCCGCCCGGTCCGACGCCCCCATCATCAACTATCTGGCCGCGGCGCGTAGCGCCTTCGAACTCGGTTACCGGGACGAAGCCAATGAACTGCTCGCCAAAGCGGAAGCCACCGGCGACGATACGCAGCTCGCCGTCGCCATCAGCCAGGCCCGCATGCAGCTGCTGGATAAACACTACGAACAATGCATCGCCAGTTTGCAGCGCGCCATGCAGGAAGAACCCAACCACCCGGCGCTACTGCAACTGCTGCGCCAGGCCTACTACCACATCGGTGAATGGAACGGTCTGCGGGAATTACTGCCGCGGCTGGAAAAGCACGGAACCATGCCGGAATCGCAACTGCAGCAACTGGAACTCGAGGTCTACCAGAACCTGCTACGCGAGGCCGCCAACCGCAACGACAGTGAAAAGCTCCGTGAGATCTGGCAGAGCCTGAACGGCCGCTGGCAACGCAATATCGAGCTGCGCAACCTGTATGGGGAAATGCTGCACAAAGTGGGCAGCGATACTGAAGCGGAAAAGCACCTGCGCTGGATTCTGAATCGCGAATGGCGTGGCGATACCGTGCGCCTCTACGGACACCTCACCGGAGCCGATCCCAACCAACAGCTGGTAGTTGCCGATGGCTGGCAGAAAGAGTACGGCGAAAATGCCGACCTCCTCACCTGCCTGGGCCGCCTGTGCCTGCGCAATGAAATCTGGGGCAAAGCCCGACAGTACTTTGAGAAAAGCCTGCTGCTGCGCTCGGACCCCGTTACCTCTGCGGAATTAGCCCGGCTGCTGTACGCCCTGGGCGAAAAGGAGCAGGCCGCCCGCCTCTACGAGCAGGGCCTGCTGCAGGCGGTATCCGACCTGCCGCAATTGCCACTGCCAGACCAGAGTACCAGTGTACTCAGCGCCCGCGCATCCTGACAGAGACCATCGCTAAGCCGACAGAACCCAACAGGCTCAGCGATAAAAAACGGCCAACCATACCGTCAGCTGGGCGGGATCCGTCCAGCTGACCCGGTGCCTGCAACCCGCGGGGATATTGACATAGTCCCCCGCCACAAGCGCAACCTCCCTGGTGCCACCCTGCCTATCACCGGCTTTACCCTGCCCCGCTTTCATACCCGCGCCCTTTACTTCTTCAAATGGATTTTTGAATTCCAACCGGGCAGCGCCCTGAAGTAAAAGCACCCACTCATGCTCCTTCTGGTCGTACCACTCACCCTCCGGCGTTATCTGGCCAGAGGAAGTGATACGCTCAATCCGCACATTCTCGTGCCGTAAAAGGTCTTCAAGTACTTCCGCATTTTTCGCATCAGGCAGCGCATGGAAAAGATTTATCTTTTCGATCATAGGGCAATCACGGCCTTATGAATGTATTAGCCGCCCTTGCCTCCCGGCCCCATAAAGAACCAGAGAATCAGCCCCAAAATCGGCAATACGATGACCAACAATACCCAGAGCAATTTCTTGAGACCGCTCGCAGAGCTCTGAATAATTTTGATGATGGCGTAAATATCCGCGATCAGGACGAGAAATCCAAAAACACCTTCCATAAAAATCACCCACTGTTTGAACAATTGCATTGATATAGGACATGACAGTATAGGGTTACAACCCTCCCGCCACGGACCGATCCGGAAATTTAGTCATTCCCAAATGACAGAACCCCGTAACTGACGCACACACAAAACAGCCTGCTCGCACTGGCACAAATCGAACCCCAAAGATTCAATGAAAGAATCAATTAATGACGTCGAAATTTCCTTTCAGCTGCTGTCGAGCCGATATTCCATGGACAGGAAAACGCACCAGCGGTATTTTTCAGGACAGTGTTCTCCACAGATGACCGCCCCGATTCACGCACGGCAGTACCAACTAATTCACGCGAAGTTGCGATGGTAACCGCAGTTCAAATTTAGCAAGGATGCCCCATGCCTGACACACCCTCTGACATCAGCCAATTCCTGTACACATTAATTGAAAGCAACATCAGCCCCCGCATATTCGGCCCAAAGTTCCAGAGCTACGGTGACTTTTGCAGTTATTTTGATGAGCACTTTGGGCAGCGGCATGACATTCACGCCACCTGGAAAGCCAAGGGTAACGATAAAGACCAGTGGAAAACGGTAGATTTCCACGCACTCTATGTCGCCTGCTGGATCTACAAGCCAATGGAAAAAGGCACTTACTTTATTCGTATGACACAGAGCGAGGCCAATAACGTCAAGGCGGGATTTAAAAAACTACCCACGCGAAAAAGTAGCCATCTCAGCAAGAGTGGGCGCTCCGCACACAGCGGCTGGAACTTCCTCGTAGGCTACCGGGAACTACTGGTGCAGTGGCAGGAAACCAATGACCGAACCTACCTGATGCTTAAGGCGGAAGGTCACACCACCGGGCTTTCGGGCATCATTCCCCACCTGCAGAGCTGGCACCATAAAAACAAGACGGGTGAAGGACTTCAGGCCAACGCGACACTTCACGAACTTGCCCGGGGCAACAACCTGCCCATTATTGCGCGAGGCGCGGAGAATTTTAGCAACTCCTACAAAACCTTCCTGAAGGAACTGGGAAAGCGCCGCCGGGATGGCGCAACCATCGCCAGCAGCCTGAAGGCCGTGAGAAGTGCGAAAGCAACCTGTACCGTGCGTGACATGCTGAATGTGCTAAGCATGAGTCCCACCGGTGAATGGACGAACAAAACCAACCGCGAAGTGCGCGAAAAGCTCACCAGGCTCGCGCAAAATCCCAACCAAACCACCTCCAACGCTTACGGCAATATCGACATCACCCCGGAAATAAAACAGCAGTTCAATCGGTTTGCGCAACTGTTCCTCGACGAAAATCGACCAAATCAGGTGTACAACCGCTACTTTGAAGAAGTGCATGTAAACCCGGACCAGCTCTCAAATGCCGTCCAGGAGTTTATGACCTGGCACATACCGGAAAGCCTTCGGGCCCAGACGCAACGAAGATCGCGCATGCTCAACTTCTCATGAGCTGAGCCGGACATTTAGCAGTCAACCGAACCGGAAAGCCCCGAGGACTTCATCATGGTAATCGACCAGATGTTCATCTCGGGGCTTTTTCGTTTACTGCCTTTTTCCCTACGAAATTTGGGTCATAGAACCTACGTGAAGAACCGAAGGCTAGCGACACATTACCTGAGCCAGTAAATCTCTCCGCACTACCGACCATGCTTACCCCCTGCCAGCGAGTCATAGCTCCACTTAAAAGTGGCCAAAGGAAAACTTTCTAAAAACAGACTTCTTGTATGCGCCATATCCTCATCTTGGATACGATCATCTGCCACCTCAATTTCAGTTACGTTCTTGTAAATTGCAAGTTCTGAAATCAGCTTTTCCAGGCCGACGCAACTGTAGCATTTGGCACCGACTCTTAGTGAGCGAACCGTATCTGGCTCAACATTAATTAGCGCCTCGCGATAATCAATTTCGTCCCAGAGAAAAAGTTTACCATCATGAAAAATGTTTTTAGTTTCAATACTCACTAAATTCTAACGCCCCGCAGATCCCCGAAGTCCGAAGTAAACTGTTTACGATCTAATAGGAGTAGCGCCGTCTTCAGGTTCAACATTTTTAGCCCAATGGACATAGCCCCTTATATTAATAATCATAAATGCCACGTTCCCTACAGCCATTCCAACACTTTCCATCCAGGTAAGACCAAGAAATATGAAAATGAGATTAGAAAAGGCAAACAATAAAAAACCAGATCTTTGTCTATTTCCCAGCATGTAGGCTGAAAGCAAGCTGAGGATCATCCCAGCCCAATCCAAAAAGTAATACTGATACAGCGAACTCATAAATTCTGAAATTCCTTTTTCTTGTTATTTCTGTGGGTAACTCGGACGCTTAACGCCGCCGGCAGGGGCAGCTTACCTTGTGCGCGTTTTGCGCGAAACTGGGAGCGCAGCGACCTGCGCCAAACGTGCACAAGGTAAGCTGCCCCACGGAGGGCCAAAGGCCCGGAGTTTTCTGCCCGGCCTTGTTAAATTCGTTTGCGTAGTACGAACTTCCCGGGTTCGATATCAGAGAAACTCGGCTCAACTAGAACCAGATTACTATCGTCTACCAGCCTGAACGTGTACTTTTTACCGCTAGATAACACTAGCGTAATTTTATCCTCGGCTGTACTCCATATGCCACGCTCAACTACTTCTACATTTTCACAAGGATCGCATTCATTTGGCATTTGCGTGGAGAAAATCTCCCCCAAATTCCCTTGGGCTAAGACTAACGTCCAGCCCCAATTACTTTTTGTATCTGCACGGTACTCACCGAGAATGGACTCATCAGCATTGGCGCAAGACATAAACATAGAAATTGTAACGGCGACAATAAGCGCTCTCATAGTGGCACCTGAATTTAACGCCGCCGGCAGGGGCAGCTTACCTTTTGCGCATTTTGCGCGAAAATGGGAGCGTAGCGACTTGCGCAAAAGGTGCACAAGGCAAGCTGTCCCGCGGAGGGCCGCAGGCCCGGAGGGGACTTAACCCGCTTTTGTACACACCTAGTTGTTAGCAATTGATTTTACACTCGAATTCTTGAGGTGAAACATACCCAATAGACGAATGCGACCTCTGACTGTTGTAGTAGCGCATATATTCAGTCACCGTCGATCTTAGCTGTTTTTCAGAATCGAAGACTTGGCGCTTAATACGCTCTGTTTTAAATTGGTGAAAGAACGACTCAATGAATGCGTTGTCATTCATGTTCTTTACTCGATTCATGCTTTGACTGATCCCATACCGCCGCAGTCGCTCACGATATTGACCCGACAAGTACTCGCTACCACGGTCAGAGTGAAAGATTAGCTCAGGGTGATGTCCACGGTTTCGCACCGCCCTATCAATGCTGGACAGTGTCAGCGACGCATCCCTCCTATCACCCAGGGACCAGGAGACAACCTTCCTACTGTAGCGATCCATGACTACCGACAGATACTGCCAGCTACCATCTCTGAGCTTTATATAAGTAACATCACCCACCCATAGCTGGTTCGGGCGCGTCAGCTCGATGCCTTCTATCTTGCACTGGATTCCATAAACATGCCTGTAAGTACCGGGCCTAGCCGTGTAGATCCTTGATTTTACGGCCTTGAGACCGTGATTTCGCATGATTCTAGCCACACGTTTTTGACCAACGTTTATACCCTTCTTTTTCAGCTCTTGGGTAATTTTTGGACTACCGTAGCAGCCATCATGTCGGTTAAAAATCGATCTTATATGTACAAACAGCTCACTATCTTCTTGCCGGCGCTCACATACACCACGGCGGCGCCAAGAGTTGTAACCATCACGGGTCACGTCATAGATCCGGCACATCATTGCAATACTGTGCTTCTCGCGGTTTAGATCTATGAACTCGAAGATCTCCCTTTTTGTTGCAAAGAGAACTGGATGGCTTTTTTTAAAAGGGCATGTTCTTCCTGGAGCAGGTTATGCTCCCGCTCAAGCTTCCTGAGACGTTTCAGCTCTGATTTAACCTCAGGATCTATCTGTATATTTTTCTTCTTGGCCATGATCTGCCCCCGTCGCATCTTCATGCGCCAACGATAAAGCATCACTTCATGGA
It encodes:
- a CDS encoding cupin, giving the protein MIEKINLFHALPDAKNAEVLEDLLRHENVRIERITSSGQITPEGEWYDQKEHEWVLLLQGAARLEFKNPFEEVKGAGMKAGQGKAGDRQGGTREVALVAGDYVNIPAGCRHRVSWTDPAQLTVWLAVFYR
- the ruvX gene encoding Holliday junction resolvase RuvX; the protein is MKTITALAFDFGTSSIGVAYGQSLTGSARELDPLPAKDGKPDWDRVQRVVDEWQPKVLLVGLPLNMDGSESEFGARARKFSQRLHGRLGLPVELVDERLSTRAAKEEARDRGHKGNYAKQPVDSIAARIFLEDWLRQYGGH
- a CDS encoding YqgE/AlgH family protein, producing MQPMKPSIDSDLTHTSLRGQLLIAMPGMQDPRFKQSVTFICEHSAEGTMGIVINAPSKVLWKEVFSQLSLDDASLRGDEPVLVGGPVAQEQGFVLHGRGMQFASTAEVSEDISLTASKDIIESLAAGRGPDDVLLALGYAGWGPGQLEEEIADNAWLTLPAAPEILFATPWEKRWQTAAARHGIDLSGIGTQSGHA
- the gshB gene encoding glutathione synthase, encoding MSQTLGVVMDPIANISFKKDTTLALLLAAQRAGFKLHYFLQSDLYLDGSKPMGNGSPLEVFNDAENWFQLGERNPIHLGDLDVLLMRVDPPFDNEYIYSTYILEAAERAGTLVANKPQSLRDCNEKIFATHFADCCPPLIVSRDMQQLRAFHAQHKDVIFKPLDGMGGTGIFHVKPDGSNIGAILETLTDNGQRQIMGQRYIPEIKEGDKRILMVDGEPVPYCLARIPQAGETRGNLAAGGRGEARPLSERDLWIARQVGPTLKEKGLLFVGLDVIGDYLTEVNVTSPTCVREIDAAYGTDIGELLMRAITDRLGKKG
- a CDS encoding uroporphyrinogen-III synthase; this encodes MSSPLQHQRILITRPAHQCGGWRDLLLAQGAEADCIPLLDIAPIKKGDAAQAIKSLIMDFDQFDHAIFVSQNAVQYAFDWLDDYWPQLPEGPRYYAIGAATARAIQNRGAEPETDNHNTSMDSEALLSLPGLRSPMGQRVIIFRGQGGRTLMGDTLVERGARLDYCELYQRLLPADAEEQLRSYPHTPQAITVHSGETLDNLQHALQASGRNTLRACPLICPSQRVASHAKALGFTQAYAASNASDNAMLAALKEVLAAGHS
- a CDS encoding nicotinamide mononucleotide transporter, with the protein product MSSLYQYYFLDWAGMILSLLSAYMLGNRQRSGFLLFAFSNLIFIFLGLTWMESVGMAVGNVAFMIINIRGYVHWAKNVEPEDGATPIRS
- a CDS encoding heme biosynthesis HemY N-terminal domain-containing protein, with the protein product MKRFLFFTLILLLGGALLAEAMRSYPGYLLLMVGGDTGKRIEMNLWVAVGGLALGILALFLFFWLLRSLARAIEGGFSRIRFGRSRMARRRLTNGLVEYMEGNWARARRLLLKSAARSDAPIINYLAAARSAFELGYRDEANELLAKAEATGDDTQLAVAISQARMQLLDKHYEQCIASLQRAMQEEPNHPALLQLLRQAYYHIGEWNGLRELLPRLEKHGTMPESQLQQLELEVYQNLLREAANRNDSEKLREIWQSLNGRWQRNIELRNLYGEMLHKVGSDTEAEKHLRWILNREWRGDTVRLYGHLTGADPNQQLVVADGWQKEYGENADLLTCLGRLCLRNEIWGKARQYFEKSLLLRSDPVTSAELARLLYALGEKEQAARLYEQGLLQAVSDLPQLPLPDQSTSVLSARAS
- a CDS encoding transposase — translated: MARRKHYNRYDDDFKATAVSLTEISGVLAKHVAEALDIHEVMLYRWRMKMRRGQIMAKKKNIQIDPEVKSELKRLRKLEREHNLLQEEHALLKKAIQFSLQQKGRSSSS
- a CDS encoding energy transducer TonB, which produces MTAATSQSNRHPAQTSAPPAQGDRFTFALFLACAAHALVIFGVTFTAPEAREAPPTLEVTLAQHRSLEAPEDADYLAQHNQQASGTAETPKELSTDRQAEIADTSIRQVNPLPQQQATRPADQLRQLVTTIGDSPQQAPELPAEDKRSDEKRGDAPTDLPPSNPEIASLQARLDKIRQTIAQRPRVRRLTSVATKASADAAYLHDWRQKVEAIGNDNFPEEALARQITGDLRMMVRLLPSGAVEEVVILDSSGERILDDAAQQIVRLAAPFAPFPPEIRKQADRLEIIRTWRFEMTGFSTAAGNSPKRG
- a CDS encoding IS3 family transposase, whose amino-acid sequence is MFEFIDLNREKHSIAMMCRIYDVTRDGYNSWRRRGVCERRQEDSELFVHIRSIFNRHDGCYGSPKITQELKKKGINVGQKRVARIMRNHGLKAVKSRIYTARPGTYRHVYGIQCKIEGIELTRPNQLWVGDVTYIKLRDGSWQYLSVVMDRYSRKVVSWSLGDRRDASLTLSSIDRAVRNRGHHPELIFHSDRGSEYLSGQYRERLRRYGISQSMNRVKNMNDNAFIESFFHQFKTERIKRQVFDSEKQLRSTVTEYMRYYNSQRSHSSIGYVSPQEFECKINC
- a CDS encoding uroporphyrinogen-III C-methyltransferase, with the translated sequence MSDKKAPASSTGDSNPGNQKDSNPKDPQQDVPLVTQKAEPKSNFAKAAAGGKPGKSDGKKTTSTPPKTRSTTGSRVWTWFWLFILLLVAAAVAAWYFLPGVHQQVNQQLQGLPVVGKHFRSDTSAGNGAQVKVPAESSASNSVAAESQSTDSSTDSTNDSAPATQTTPQPSPQVSVEQSTPQPVPEQPMLQPGDSRPSATSPVPPPDHSARLIAELRQQLGQQNETIQQLQQQLAGVQRNVTAQGNRLSQLGNASREDWQLAEADYLLRLANQRLMLEQDSRAALGLLQEVDTIVREVDMPDLYGVRQQLARDITALKLVDNVDREGLYLRLRALEEQMVKLNIQPKFDLAKRDAAAAQAQEDNTEVGEAHFRSSWGNFVNFLKDSVRIRDGEIDPVLLSPQSETRFRQSLRLNMEQAELAVLRANETVYKDALSHARQLLMDYGVENPQRQVILRELEELAQNKVEAEFPDLSASQSALRNYIDKMHKVSSGQTPDNDNGGSYP
- the hemC gene encoding hydroxymethylbilane synthase, with protein sequence MSDSPSTPIKAIRIATRESALALWQANYVKQQLELHHPQLTVELLPLTSRGDQLLDIPLNKVGGKGLFVKELEKAMLEGRADIAVHSMKDVPMEFPEGLHLPVICEREDPRDAFVSNHFDTIESLPQGAVVGTSSLRRQCQILALRPDLQVKFLRGNVNTRLAKLDAGEYDAIILAAAGLLRLEMRERIAAFIEPEVLLPAGGQGAVGIECRRDPALEALLAPLHHVETSHRLVAERAMVRRLNGSCQVPIGCYAIFTPDNSEQLYLRGLVGSPDGETMLTAEVHGHQADADALGIRLAEQLLQAGADKILAAL
- a CDS encoding PLDc N-terminal domain-containing protein; translated protein: MEGVFGFLVLIADIYAIIKIIQSSASGLKKLLWVLLVIVLPILGLILWFFMGPGGKGG